In Aquiflexum balticum DSM 16537, a single genomic region encodes these proteins:
- a CDS encoding outer membrane beta-barrel protein produces MKKGILLMLFMALLVTVHAQTEKGNYLLGFGTAIGIGENEGLMGLAFSNSTIKDGNATVSETKFTSLFITTKVGYFVADNLATGLDLAGSFSSGSSSVASFDLESQNSFIGIGPFVRYYFPTGKILPFAEVNTLFGNRKQSTTGQGVDNENKYAVSNFGGGLGLAFLLGEKSSLDLGLNYNSTALNEKEADIKTRQNTLGLRLSFTIYL; encoded by the coding sequence ATGAAAAAAGGAATACTGCTTATGCTATTCATGGCACTTTTGGTTACAGTTCACGCCCAGACTGAAAAAGGAAATTACTTACTTGGATTTGGTACTGCTATAGGAATAGGTGAAAATGAGGGGCTGATGGGACTGGCATTTTCCAACTCAACAATCAAAGATGGCAATGCCACCGTGAGCGAAACCAAGTTTACCAGTTTATTTATCACTACCAAAGTCGGTTATTTTGTAGCTGATAATCTTGCAACAGGACTGGATTTGGCGGGTTCTTTTTCCAGTGGGAGCAGCAGCGTGGCAAGTTTTGACCTGGAATCCCAAAACAGCTTTATTGGAATAGGCCCATTTGTAAGATATTATTTTCCAACCGGAAAAATACTCCCTTTTGCTGAAGTCAATACCCTTTTTGGCAACAGGAAACAATCTACTACCGGTCAGGGAGTTGATAATGAAAACAAATATGCTGTATCTAATTTTGGTGGTGGATTGGGGTTGGCATTTCTTCTTGGGGAAAAAAGTTCCTTGGACCTGGGGTTGAATTATAATTCGACTGCTTTAAATGAAAAGGAAGCTGATATTAAAACCAGACAAAATACCCTAGGTCTAAGGTTATCTTTTACTATCTATCTATAA
- a CDS encoding 6-bladed beta-propeller codes for MPSNRRNFLKLTALTGLAMTIKPNLSFSIDNDTILGHGDFRYKVDTAWGNLDPSKTPVVNCHEMVMDKKGRLIMVTDEAKNNIIIYDQSGKLLDSWTLNLPSAHGLSLVNEGGEEFLWIVDNGGRVIKTDLKGKIITEISSPLNNGIYSEKMRWVPTETCVAPNGDLYITDGYGSQFVLQYDSKGNFIRKFGGDGHGDAQFKTVHGIAVDQRKGGTPTLLCTSRGHNSFKRFTMEGKYLETIFLPGAFVCRPVIHGKNLYAGVCWSRAKYLEQMDNSGFVTILDENDKVVSNPGGTAPKYIDGELQLMIQKEPVFKHCHDVCIDQDENIYVCQWNASKTYPIKLTRI; via the coding sequence ATGCCCAGCAATCGTAGAAACTTTCTCAAACTAACCGCACTGACAGGACTTGCCATGACCATCAAACCTAACTTATCCTTTTCCATAGACAATGACACCATTCTAGGACATGGTGATTTCAGATACAAAGTTGACACCGCATGGGGAAATCTTGACCCAAGTAAAACACCTGTTGTCAATTGTCATGAAATGGTCATGGATAAAAAGGGCCGTTTGATTATGGTGACAGATGAAGCAAAAAACAACATCATCATATACGACCAATCCGGAAAACTTCTGGATTCATGGACCTTGAATTTACCTTCCGCACATGGATTAAGCTTGGTCAATGAAGGCGGTGAGGAATTTTTATGGATCGTAGACAATGGAGGAAGGGTGATCAAAACCGATTTGAAAGGGAAAATCATTACTGAAATATCCTCCCCCTTAAACAATGGGATTTATTCCGAAAAAATGAGATGGGTACCCACTGAAACCTGCGTAGCACCAAATGGAGACCTGTATATCACTGATGGATATGGTTCCCAATTTGTATTGCAATATGACTCAAAAGGAAATTTTATCCGAAAGTTCGGGGGAGATGGACATGGGGATGCGCAGTTCAAAACAGTACACGGCATTGCGGTAGACCAACGTAAAGGCGGAACCCCTACCCTTTTGTGCACTTCCCGGGGACATAATTCTTTCAAAAGATTCACCATGGAAGGCAAGTATCTGGAAACTATATTTTTACCTGGTGCATTTGTCTGCCGTCCGGTTATCCATGGCAAAAACCTCTATGCAGGAGTTTGCTGGTCGCGGGCAAAATATTTGGAGCAGATGGACAATTCGGGATTTGTTACCATTCTTGATGAAAATGACAAGGTGGTTTCCAATCCGGGAGGAACAGCTCCGAAATACATTGATGGTGAGTTGCAATTGATGATTCAGAAAGAACCGGTCTTCAAACATTGCCATGATGTCTGCATTGACCAGGATGAAAACATCTATGTATGCCAATGGAATGCTTCTAAAACCTATCCGATTAAGTTGACAAGGATTTAA
- a CDS encoding sugar phosphate isomerase/epimerase family protein: MKNLTKTLLLAVLILCASPLNAQEIALQLYSLRNEMKQDAKGTHALIPGMGIKYLEGGGTYGMEKEEYKAFLSGLGLSIVAVGAGYEALRDNPQSVIDNANSYGAKFATCTWIPHPSGQFSIKETKEAIEVFNKAGKILKDAGITLCYHPHGYEFKPYGKGVLFDEMLKNAKNYDFNMDVYWVQMGGGDPLAIMKKYPKKFPLLHLKDRAHGTPGNTDGRGDVETNVVLGTGDVDIQGLIKQAQKVGTKYLIIEDESSRSVQQIPQSVEYIKKVMAEK; encoded by the coding sequence ATGAAAAATCTAACCAAAACACTTTTATTGGCCGTCTTAATACTTTGCGCCAGTCCATTGAATGCCCAAGAAATAGCCCTGCAATTGTACAGCCTGCGAAATGAAATGAAACAGGATGCCAAAGGAACCCATGCTTTGATCCCCGGTATGGGGATCAAATATCTGGAAGGTGGGGGCACTTACGGTATGGAAAAAGAGGAATACAAAGCTTTCCTTTCAGGATTAGGACTTTCAATTGTTGCCGTTGGGGCAGGATATGAAGCCTTGAGGGATAATCCCCAATCTGTCATTGACAATGCCAATTCCTATGGGGCAAAATTTGCAACCTGTACCTGGATTCCCCATCCTTCGGGCCAGTTCAGTATCAAGGAAACCAAGGAAGCAATAGAAGTTTTCAATAAAGCGGGAAAGATTCTGAAAGATGCAGGAATCACCCTTTGCTATCATCCTCATGGTTATGAGTTTAAGCCTTATGGTAAAGGAGTTCTTTTCGATGAAATGCTCAAAAATGCCAAGAATTATGATTTCAATATGGATGTGTATTGGGTTCAAATGGGTGGAGGGGACCCATTGGCCATCATGAAAAAGTATCCAAAGAAATTTCCCCTTTTACATTTGAAAGACCGTGCCCATGGGACACCCGGGAATACTGATGGCAGGGGAGATGTCGAGACCAATGTAGTCCTTGGTACAGGTGACGTTGATATCCAAGGCCTGATCAAACAAGCCCAAAAAGTCGGCACCAAATATCTGATCATTGAAGACGAGTCTTCCAGGTCAGTGCAGCAGATTCCTCAGAGCGTGGAGTATATCAAGAAGGTGATGGCAGAGAAGTAA